The following proteins are co-located in the Candidatus Methanoperedens sp. genome:
- a CDS encoding GDP-mannose 4,6-dehydratase, translating into MKILITGGAGFVGSNLAIEFKKNRDAQVVAFDNLKRRGSELNIPRLKENDVEFIHGDIRNREDFDPVGDTDILIECSAEPSVLAGFDSSPDYLLNTNLLGTINCLEYARKCGADIVFLSTSRVYPVRTINSINFIEKPTRFELSDNQSIQGVSSKGYTEEFPLNGPRTLYGATKLASELIIQEYIEMYGLRAVINRCGVLTGSWQMGKVDQGVIVLWVAKHHYQQSLSYIGYGGKGKQVRDILHVKDLQRLLEIQIADMDAHNGEIYNVGGGLERTVSLLELTRLCQKHTGNKIPIKNVNEDRPGDIRIFITDNSKITGKTGWKPEIEVEQIIEEISNWIGENSELLRPILA; encoded by the coding sequence ATGAAAATACTAATAACGGGCGGAGCAGGCTTCGTCGGCTCGAATCTGGCAATCGAGTTCAAAAAAAATAGGGATGCCCAGGTAGTAGCTTTTGATAATCTTAAAAGAAGAGGGTCTGAACTGAATATCCCGAGATTGAAAGAAAACGATGTGGAATTCATACATGGCGATATAAGGAACAGGGAAGATTTTGATCCTGTGGGTGATACCGATATTCTTATCGAGTGCTCAGCAGAACCTTCTGTGCTGGCAGGTTTTGATTCCTCCCCGGATTATCTATTGAATACAAACCTTTTGGGTACCATCAATTGTCTTGAATACGCAAGGAAATGCGGGGCAGACATTGTATTTTTATCCACAAGCAGAGTTTACCCCGTTAGAACGATAAATAGCATCAATTTCATTGAAAAGCCGACACGCTTCGAACTATCGGATAACCAAAGTATACAGGGCGTCTCTTCCAAAGGTTACACAGAAGAATTCCCTCTCAATGGCCCGCGTACATTATACGGCGCAACAAAGTTAGCATCCGAGTTGATCATTCAAGAATACATAGAAATGTATGGATTGAGAGCGGTCATAAACCGTTGTGGCGTCCTCACAGGAAGCTGGCAAATGGGGAAGGTTGACCAGGGGGTTATAGTTCTATGGGTGGCTAAACATCATTATCAGCAGTCATTAAGTTATATCGGATATGGAGGCAAAGGGAAACAGGTGAGGGATATTCTACATGTAAAAGACCTGCAGCGCCTTTTAGAGATCCAGATTGCAGATATGGATGCACACAATGGCGAAATATACAATGTAGGAGGCGGACTAGAACGCACCGTATCCCTGCTTGAATTGACACGTCTCTGCCAGAAACATACTGGAAACAAAATACCTATAAAAAACGTTAATGAAGACAGGCCAGGAGATATACGAATATTTATAACCGATAATAGCAAGATAACGGGAAAAACAGGCTGGAAGCCTGAAATTGAGGTCGAACAAATAATAGAAGAAATCTCCAACTGGATTGGAGAGAACTCGGAGTTACTGAGACCAATACTTGCATGA
- a CDS encoding NAD-dependent epimerase/dehydratase family protein, with amino-acid sequence MDIALITGSAGLIGAESVRFFSKKGFKVVGIDNDMRKVFFGEEASTEWSRKKLEYEIKNYIHYREDIRDRAAMEAIFKKYSNEIKLIIHTAAQPSHDWAAKDPFTDFTVNANGTLTLLEMTRQNCPDAVFIFTSTNKVYGDTPNSLPLVELETRWEIDESHPYYENGIDESMSVDHTKHSLFGASKLAADVLVQEYGRYFDMRTVCFRGGCLTGPGHSSTELHGFLAYLMKCAVTGNHYTIYGYKGKQVRDNIHSFDLVNAFWHFYQKPRRGEVYNMGGSRHSNCSMLEAISMCEEISGKKMNYSYIENNRIGDHIWWISDVSKFKSHYPGWNYKYNLKDILVEIFNNSVFSQIQ; translated from the coding sequence ATGGATATTGCCTTGATCACAGGTTCTGCAGGCTTGATAGGTGCTGAATCTGTCCGGTTTTTCAGCAAAAAAGGTTTTAAGGTCGTTGGAATTGACAACGATATGAGAAAGGTATTCTTTGGTGAAGAAGCGTCCACCGAGTGGAGCAGGAAAAAGCTCGAGTATGAAATAAAAAATTATATTCATTACAGGGAGGACATCCGGGATAGGGCAGCGATGGAAGCCATTTTTAAAAAATATAGTAATGAAATAAAATTAATTATACACACTGCAGCACAGCCTTCTCATGATTGGGCAGCAAAGGACCCGTTCACTGATTTTACAGTTAATGCGAATGGAACCCTGACGCTTCTCGAAATGACAAGACAGAACTGCCCTGATGCCGTGTTCATATTCACTTCCACTAATAAAGTATACGGCGACACTCCAAATAGTTTGCCACTGGTCGAACTTGAGACCCGGTGGGAAATTGATGAATCCCATCCTTATTATGAAAACGGTATTGACGAATCCATGAGTGTTGACCATACAAAACACAGCCTGTTCGGTGCTTCAAAACTGGCTGCTGATGTGCTTGTCCAGGAGTACGGCAGGTATTTCGATATGAGAACCGTTTGCTTCAGGGGCGGGTGCCTCACAGGACCGGGACATTCGTCCACAGAACTCCACGGGTTCCTGGCGTATCTTATGAAATGTGCTGTTACAGGGAACCATTATACGATATATGGCTACAAAGGCAAGCAGGTCAGGGATAATATCCATAGTTTCGATCTTGTGAACGCTTTCTGGCATTTTTATCAAAAACCAAGAAGAGGCGAAGTATATAACATGGGAGGGAGCAGGCATTCCAACTGCTCAATGCTGGAGGCTATAAGCATGTGCGAAGAGATCTCCGGGAAAAAAATGAATTATTCGTATATTGAAAACAATCGTATTGGAGATCATATCTGGTGGATCAGCGATGTGAGCAAATTCAAATCCCATTATCCAGGATGGAACTACAAGTATAACCTCAAAGACATCCTGGTTGAGATATTCAACAATAGCGTTTTTTCACAAATACAATAA
- a CDS encoding flippase-like domain-containing protein: MSKISIVVPAHNEEENLANLLGELLPVLEGHEETRDYELIIVNDNSTDRTPQIIETLADLNPRIKPVHMLSNPGFGNAIKEGFRNAKGDIIIPVMGDLSDDPEDIIKLVQKIEEGYDIAYGSRFIEGGRTDGYPYAKMIANRTFNNSVRLLFGIKHKDITNAFKAYRKEVLDRIGIDNLEANGFDLTVEIPLKAHIMGFTSAEVPVTWHGRKRGVAKLKLSENATKYGKRLVKLFIIGNIISLRDLLGSAVSGSKIKLLAALVFGVLVLIGIFSYSGYTQVYDTIKNASLYYVSLGFFAVSMAFFMRTWRWSVLLRTSGYVVPRDILFKSLMFGFFINYLIPARAGDIARCAALKPTEKIPMGASLATIVIERAMDMLTLSLLLSAGAMLVSKSDTMFFVATIALAVSILLVLMLIIVYRYDSFISRKLGKRFPAISGFMNTMKEGLYKIYSNPSALVLSIAISIPVWLFEISGVYIASLAIGYEIPFSLAMIAGITSFLGQTIPITPGGIGVYEGTMAGVLVLFGIPLSTGISLALVDHFIRASVTLIFGMISTIHLGFASREYFADMRQISHESDDAT; this comes from the coding sequence ATGTCGAAAATATCAATTGTAGTTCCGGCCCATAATGAAGAGGAAAATCTTGCCAATCTACTTGGTGAACTACTACCTGTTCTCGAAGGGCATGAAGAAACACGGGACTATGAACTGATAATAGTAAACGACAATAGCACCGATAGAACACCCCAAATAATAGAAACGCTTGCAGACCTGAATCCAAGAATCAAACCAGTGCACATGCTTTCCAACCCCGGGTTTGGCAATGCAATAAAAGAAGGGTTCAGGAATGCCAAGGGAGATATCATAATACCTGTGATGGGCGACCTATCCGATGACCCCGAGGATATAATAAAGCTGGTCCAGAAGATCGAGGAAGGCTACGATATCGCCTATGGCTCGAGGTTCATTGAGGGAGGTAGAACCGATGGATATCCATATGCTAAAATGATCGCCAATCGCACTTTCAACAACAGTGTCCGGCTGCTTTTTGGGATAAAGCATAAAGATATCACCAATGCTTTCAAGGCATACAGAAAAGAGGTACTTGATAGGATCGGAATAGATAATCTGGAAGCAAACGGCTTTGATCTCACTGTAGAGATACCTCTTAAAGCGCATATCATGGGATTCACAAGTGCCGAGGTTCCAGTCACCTGGCATGGGAGGAAGCGGGGGGTGGCAAAGCTCAAACTTTCGGAGAATGCCACAAAATACGGGAAACGCCTCGTGAAATTGTTCATCATAGGGAATATTATAAGCCTGAGGGACCTTCTGGGTTCGGCGGTTTCAGGTTCAAAAATAAAACTTCTGGCTGCACTGGTATTCGGAGTTTTGGTACTGATCGGGATATTTTCGTATTCCGGATACACTCAGGTCTATGACACCATAAAAAATGCATCTTTATATTATGTTTCTCTTGGATTCTTTGCTGTATCAATGGCATTTTTCATGCGGACATGGAGGTGGAGTGTGCTTCTCAGGACATCAGGATATGTCGTGCCCAGGGATATTCTCTTCAAAAGCTTGATGTTCGGCTTTTTTATAAACTATTTAATTCCTGCAAGAGCCGGCGATATCGCAAGGTGTGCAGCCCTTAAACCAACTGAAAAAATTCCTATGGGGGCAAGTCTTGCCACGATAGTTATTGAAAGGGCGATGGATATGCTCACACTCTCACTTCTTCTGAGCGCTGGCGCAATGTTAGTATCAAAGAGCGACACAATGTTTTTTGTAGCCACAATTGCACTGGCAGTATCTATTCTGCTTGTACTAATGCTAATTATTGTTTACAGGTATGACTCATTCATATCAAGGAAACTTGGAAAGAGATTTCCGGCTATTTCAGGTTTCATGAATACCATGAAGGAGGGGCTTTACAAAATTTATTCCAATCCCAGTGCACTGGTTTTATCGATAGCAATTTCAATACCTGTTTGGCTATTTGAAATATCCGGAGTATATATAGCATCCCTAGCTATTGGATATGAAATTCCTTTTTCACTGGCTATGATTGCAGGGATAACCTCATTTCTTGGCCAGACCATCCCAATAACCCCCGGAGGAATTGGGGTCTATGAGGGCACTATGGCAGGGGTTTTAGTGCTTTTCGGAATACCTCTGTCCACCGGGATTTCCCTGGCGTTAGTTGATCATTTCATCCGTGCTTCAGTGACGCTTATTTTCGGAATGATATCAACGATACATCTTGGTTTTGCATCCAGGGAGTATTTTGCAGACATGAGACAGATTTCGCATGAATCTGATGATGCAACATGA
- a CDS encoding glycosyltransferase family 39 protein, producing the protein MKKRWLIALIATYIVVRTCIATFSSYGYYHGWNEGYYSLIAKNYFSGSLWEQIAYPGGEPFSSAPPLFSYAVYTSFKIFGISDISARLVSILSELIAVLGVYILARELHNERTASIAAIIFIFIPWNILWFGRVETDPLMTALMTLAIALYVRAYKKDESMLPFGIMLGLAVFTKQPALAALPIVLIWSYFQGIKKKQVINAFVCFLVGMVPLLVWLSYYFINGNTAFVSHFIYGELVYRSEPFSDLGRVVLFTAAGITPIIIAATYQMFKERDVKNILAIWLLIYGAFVLIRTPPSHEYYSLPLMAPLAIMAAAGIAGFSHKLDKKFALIPLAVVIILAVPITYALFVYSGDLGYTATKDAGEFLKVYMDKHPDGDYLVLVQMKYSPQIAWYADLRVDGKRQIYSTGDDLSVPYLTGVLNNFDPAKTVLLVSDFEKNTGKASINYDVLYESRYESAIANLDILYNLGTSYGLKIVRVR; encoded by the coding sequence ATGAAAAAAAGATGGTTAATCGCATTAATAGCCACATATATTGTGGTGCGCACCTGCATCGCCACTTTTTCATCATACGGATATTATCACGGCTGGAATGAAGGCTATTATTCCCTCATAGCGAAGAATTATTTTTCAGGCTCGTTATGGGAGCAGATAGCCTATCCCGGAGGAGAACCTTTCTCCTCTGCCCCTCCATTGTTTTCCTATGCCGTATATACATCCTTCAAGATATTTGGCATCTCTGATATCAGTGCACGTCTCGTATCCATACTCTCGGAACTTATCGCGGTTTTGGGCGTGTATATACTTGCCAGGGAATTACATAACGAAAGAACGGCAAGTATCGCAGCAATCATATTTATTTTCATTCCCTGGAATATACTCTGGTTCGGAAGAGTGGAGACTGACCCTTTGATGACTGCGCTTATGACGCTTGCCATTGCGTTGTATGTACGTGCTTATAAAAAAGATGAAAGCATGTTGCCTTTCGGGATCATGCTTGGTCTTGCTGTCTTTACCAAACAACCCGCGCTTGCCGCATTGCCGATTGTTCTTATATGGAGCTATTTCCAGGGGATTAAGAAAAAACAGGTAATCAATGCGTTCGTATGCTTTCTTGTGGGAATGGTACCACTTTTGGTTTGGCTTTCTTATTATTTCATAAATGGGAATACTGCTTTCGTTTCACATTTTATATACGGGGAGCTCGTATATAGAAGCGAGCCATTCTCAGACCTTGGGAGGGTAGTTCTATTTACTGCAGCTGGAATAACGCCAATAATAATAGCTGCAACATACCAGATGTTCAAAGAGAGAGATGTAAAGAACATACTTGCTATCTGGCTTTTGATATACGGGGCTTTTGTGCTGATAAGAACGCCGCCAAGCCATGAATACTACTCACTGCCGCTGATGGCGCCATTGGCAATAATGGCGGCTGCCGGTATTGCTGGATTTTCCCATAAGCTGGATAAGAAATTCGCGTTGATACCGCTTGCAGTCGTAATTATTCTGGCAGTACCGATCACCTATGCCCTTTTTGTTTATAGTGGGGATCTTGGCTATACCGCCACAAAGGATGCCGGGGAATTTTTGAAGGTTTATATGGACAAACATCCAGATGGTGATTATCTTGTATTGGTTCAAATGAAGTATAGCCCTCAGATAGCTTGGTATGCTGATTTGAGAGTTGATGGAAAGAGGCAGATATACAGCACAGGGGACGACTTGTCTGTCCCGTATCTGACAGGGGTATTGAATAATTTTGATCCTGCAAAGACGGTTCTTCTGGTATCCGACTTTGAAAAGAATACAGGGAAGGCTTCGATTAATTACGATGTTTTGTATGAGTCAAGATACGAATCTGCTATAGCGAATCTTGATATCCTTTATAATTTAGGGACGTCATATGGATTGAAAATCGTCAGGGTAAGATAG
- a CDS encoding class I SAM-dependent methyltransferase — protein sequence MKNNPVQKISSTVVEKCQICEHTGLETVLFLGYLPPVNAMNNIGERPHEQPSYPAQLLYCSMCHLVQLGLIVDPKILFPSSYPYTSSTTKILRDNFAELYKECKTIVDLDREDLVIDIGSNDGNLLSNFKDNHKVLGITPEEMGKIAIERGIPTIINYFTSEVADKVKSEYGQAKIITATNVFAHIANVGSVVESILELLKEDGVFISESHYLLPLIETLQYDTIYHEHLRYYSLHSLKYLLEMNGLEIIHAKQIPTHGGSIRVYAARKGAYTVKKTVGALLEKEKKTVLDKKNLLEFKKRVVVSKLELHSLLLGIKKQGKHIYGVGAPSRASTLINYVGIDDGIMDYVVEIKGSHKIGKYIPGTLIPVVEESKLFEDQPEYALLLSWHIADELAPKLREKGFRGEFIVPLPKPYILKL from the coding sequence ATGAAAAATAATCCTGTTCAAAAAATATCAAGTACAGTCGTTGAAAAATGCCAGATTTGTGAGCATACAGGTCTTGAAACTGTCCTGTTTTTAGGATATTTGCCTCCTGTCAATGCCATGAACAATATCGGTGAGAGACCACATGAGCAGCCCAGCTATCCCGCCCAGCTTTTGTACTGCTCTATGTGCCATCTTGTGCAGCTTGGCCTGATAGTTGACCCGAAAATACTGTTTCCTTCTTCATACCCTTATACCAGTAGCACGACAAAAATACTGAGGGATAACTTTGCAGAATTATATAAAGAATGTAAGACGATTGTGGATTTAGACAGGGAAGATTTGGTTATTGATATCGGCTCAAATGATGGCAATTTGCTCAGCAATTTTAAAGACAATCATAAAGTTTTAGGGATAACCCCGGAGGAAATGGGAAAGATCGCAATAGAGCGCGGAATTCCTACGATCATAAATTACTTTACGAGTGAGGTCGCCGACAAAGTAAAATCCGAATATGGACAAGCAAAAATCATCACCGCAACTAATGTGTTTGCGCATATCGCCAACGTCGGCAGCGTTGTAGAGTCCATCCTTGAATTGCTCAAGGAAGACGGGGTCTTTATCTCTGAGTCCCATTATTTGCTGCCGCTTATTGAAACGCTTCAGTATGATACGATTTACCACGAACATTTGAGATATTATTCCCTGCACAGCCTCAAATATTTACTTGAAATGAACGGGCTTGAAATCATCCATGCAAAGCAAATCCCAACGCATGGAGGCTCGATAAGAGTATACGCTGCAAGGAAAGGAGCGTATACAGTAAAAAAAACCGTCGGCGCTCTTCTTGAGAAAGAGAAAAAGACGGTTCTTGACAAGAAAAACCTTCTGGAATTCAAAAAAAGAGTTGTTGTTTCCAAGCTTGAACTTCATTCATTGCTCCTTGGCATAAAGAAACAAGGGAAACATATTTATGGTGTCGGGGCACCTTCCCGCGCAAGTACACTAATAAACTATGTGGGTATTGATGATGGCATAATGGATTACGTCGTGGAGATCAAAGGCTCCCATAAAATTGGTAAATACATCCCTGGCACGCTGATACCGGTTGTGGAAGAGTCCAAGCTCTTTGAAGACCAGCCTGAATACGCTTTATTGCTTTCATGGCATATCGCGGACGAACTTGCTCCCAAGCTCAGGGAGAAAGGATTTAGGGGAGAATTTATTGTTCCACTTCCGAAACCATACATACTAAAACTATAA
- a CDS encoding SDR family NAD(P)-dependent oxidoreductase produces the protein MKGKKYLVTGGTGFIGSSLVRRLVKEGYNVSIIDNDSRGASERLKDVAHQIEMFRADIRDADAVQKACKGMDSVIHLAYVNGTEFFYKKPELVLDVGVKGIINVIDGCIGQGVKELILASSSEVYQTPPRIPTDEAVPLSIPDPLNPRYSYGGGKIISELMAINYGRKYFDRVVIFRPHNVYGPDMGWEHVIPQFVMRMKQLCRDYNEKFIKFPIQGTGKETRAFVFIDDFIDGLMLVLEKGEHLGIYHIGTMEEISVEKVAIETGKYFGKEVIIIPGELAKGGTLRRCPDITKLKNLGYIPKIPLKEGLKITAKWYDENIHKKPDI, from the coding sequence ATGAAAGGCAAAAAATATCTTGTGACAGGCGGCACAGGTTTCATAGGTAGTTCGCTTGTCAGGCGTCTTGTAAAAGAAGGCTACAATGTCAGCATAATTGACAACGATTCTCGTGGTGCCTCGGAAAGGCTCAAAGATGTTGCTCATCAGATCGAAATGTTCCGAGCAGACATAAGAGACGCCGATGCTGTGCAGAAGGCATGCAAAGGCATGGATAGCGTCATTCATCTGGCTTATGTGAACGGCACGGAATTTTTCTACAAAAAACCGGAACTTGTCCTTGACGTCGGCGTAAAGGGGATCATTAATGTTATAGACGGTTGCATCGGGCAAGGAGTTAAGGAATTGATACTTGCATCAAGCTCAGAGGTATATCAGACGCCTCCAAGGATTCCGACAGATGAGGCAGTCCCTCTTTCAATCCCGGATCCCCTTAATCCGCGCTATTCATACGGCGGAGGGAAGATCATAAGCGAACTCATGGCAATTAATTATGGAAGAAAGTATTTTGACCGGGTTGTAATATTCCGCCCGCATAATGTGTATGGTCCGGATATGGGGTGGGAGCATGTCATACCGCAGTTCGTCATGCGAATGAAACAACTTTGCAGGGACTACAATGAAAAATTTATAAAATTCCCGATACAGGGAACGGGAAAAGAAACTCGGGCTTTTGTTTTTATCGATGATTTCATTGATGGACTGATGCTTGTATTAGAAAAAGGTGAACACCTTGGAATATACCATATAGGCACGATGGAGGAGATTTCCGTAGAAAAAGTTGCCATTGAAACAGGTAAATATTTTGGAAAGGAAGTTATTATTATTCCAGGGGAGTTGGCAAAGGGCGGCACATTGAGAAGATGTCCAGACATAACAAAGCTGAAAAACCTGGGATACATACCAAAAATTCCGTTAAAGGAGGGTCTAAAGATCACCGCAAAATGGTATGATGAAAATATCCATAAAAAACCAGATATATGA
- a CDS encoding glycosyltransferase has product MTEDTTKAKLSILMPVRNEGVNIGIMLKILRAVVEIPHEILIVYDSPEDDSIPVVRKLQPNYPEVRLVFNDLGRGVVNAIKAGIKASNGEFILIFAVDEVGPVIAIDDMIALMDEGCDLVSCTRYAHGGRRLGGTFIGSFLSSLGNRVFNILSGSVFTDSTTGIKMFRKSIFDRITLESRPVGWAVVFELAVKAQIEGFKLGEVPIISIDRLYGGKSTFSLGPWFKEYLRWFLWGTKHLHNSKKRQKPVIRIPSNFVEGRPE; this is encoded by the coding sequence ATGACAGAAGATACAACAAAAGCAAAATTATCTATTTTGATGCCAGTCCGCAATGAAGGGGTAAATATAGGTATCATGCTAAAAATCCTGCGCGCTGTGGTCGAGATCCCGCATGAGATTTTAATCGTTTATGACTCTCCTGAAGACGACAGCATTCCTGTTGTCAGGAAGCTTCAACCCAATTATCCGGAGGTCCGCCTTGTATTTAACGATCTTGGCAGGGGGGTGGTTAATGCTATCAAAGCCGGAATAAAGGCTTCGAACGGGGAATTTATCCTCATTTTTGCAGTCGATGAAGTCGGGCCTGTTATCGCAATAGATGATATGATCGCTCTTATGGATGAAGGATGCGATCTGGTAAGTTGCACGAGGTACGCACATGGTGGAAGGAGGCTAGGAGGCACTTTTATTGGAAGTTTCCTGTCAAGCCTCGGAAATAGAGTTTTCAATATCCTTTCAGGTTCGGTTTTCACAGATTCCACAACAGGCATCAAGATGTTTCGGAAATCCATATTTGATAGAATAACTTTAGAGTCAAGACCGGTTGGCTGGGCTGTAGTCTTTGAGCTTGCAGTCAAGGCGCAGATCGAAGGATTCAAACTTGGGGAAGTCCCGATTATTTCCATCGATCGCCTTTATGGGGGAAAATCGACTTTTTCATTAGGACCATGGTTTAAAGAATATCTTAGATGGTTCTTGTGGGGTACAAAACATCTGCACAACTCAAAGAAAAGACAGAAACCAGTAATACGAATACCATCAAACTTTGTTGAGGGAAGACCAGAATGA